A stretch of the Streptomyces sp. NBC_01428 genome encodes the following:
- a CDS encoding FadR/GntR family transcriptional regulator, whose translation MPLSHPRRSALSEQVIAELRTQITSGEWPVGSRIPTEPELVDQLGVARNTVREAVRALAHNGLLDIRQGSGTYVVATSELAGVMHRRFADADPRHIAELRSTLESSAAALASERRTERDLKQLDALLVRREEAWESGDTEAFVTADATFHLAVVAASHNDVMTAMYADLGEVLRDWLREDVGAELTPESHMDHARLVDAIRSGAPEAAAEEAGSYAFMCRPGRLDAQGRALGAGRG comes from the coding sequence ATGCCGTTGAGCCACCCCCGCCGTTCGGCACTGTCCGAGCAGGTCATCGCCGAGCTGCGGACCCAGATCACCTCGGGCGAGTGGCCGGTGGGCTCCCGCATCCCCACCGAGCCGGAACTCGTCGACCAGCTCGGTGTCGCCCGCAACACGGTGCGCGAGGCCGTCCGGGCGCTGGCCCACAACGGTCTGCTGGACATCCGGCAGGGCTCGGGCACCTATGTCGTGGCGACCAGTGAGCTGGCGGGTGTGATGCACCGCAGGTTCGCGGACGCCGACCCCCGGCACATCGCCGAGCTGCGGTCCACGCTGGAGTCGAGCGCCGCCGCGCTGGCGTCCGAGCGGCGCACCGAGCGCGATCTCAAGCAACTGGACGCCCTCCTCGTACGCCGGGAGGAGGCCTGGGAGTCGGGTGACACGGAGGCCTTCGTGACCGCCGACGCGACCTTCCACCTGGCCGTGGTGGCCGCGTCCCACAACGACGTCATGACGGCGATGTACGCGGACCTGGGCGAGGTGCTGCGCGACTGGCTGCGCGAGGACGTGGGCGCGGAGCTGACGCCGGAGAGTCACATGGACCACGCCCGGCTCGTCGACGCGATCCGCTCGGGCGCCCCGGAGGCCGCGGCCGAGGAGGCGGGGAGCTACGCGTTCATGTGCCGGCCGGGGCGGCTGGACGCCCAGGGGCGGGCGCTGGGGGCCGGCCGCGGCTGA
- a CDS encoding CynX/NimT family MFS transporter: MMGVMASEETRTTMTSPPTDRPTESTTARRPAPRAWATRLVVVGIVLTALNLRPAITSLGALLEEVRDGLGMSGSVAGLLTSVPPLCFAVFGVTAPRLARRFGPAAVVCAGMAAIAAGLALRPFIGGTAGFLAASALALMGIAVSNVLMPVIVKRWFPDRVGSMTGLYSMALALGTSLAAAVTVPMTDALGGSWRSGLVVWAGLAAAAVLPWIPLVRARGTAPGSAEQAPAGARQEAPALRITRSRTAWALAVFFGLQATAAYITMGWMAQIFRDAGVAAGTAGLLLAVTMVMGVPLAFVIPRLATRLPHQGPIVVALGVCGLAGYAGLYLAPAGGAWAWAVLLGISNCAFPLALTMVGMRARTGAGVVQLSAFSQSTGYLLSIPGPLLVGVLYQHSGGWGLPLALMAGLMIPQIAVGILAGRNRTVEDELAG, from the coding sequence ATGATGGGCGTCATGGCAAGCGAGGAGACCCGGACGACGATGACGTCCCCACCGACAGACCGGCCCACCGAGAGCACGACGGCCCGGCGGCCCGCCCCGCGCGCGTGGGCGACGCGACTCGTGGTCGTGGGCATCGTCCTCACCGCCCTGAACCTGCGTCCGGCCATCACCAGCCTCGGCGCCCTCCTCGAAGAGGTGCGCGACGGGCTCGGCATGAGCGGCAGCGTCGCCGGACTGCTCACGTCCGTGCCGCCGCTCTGCTTCGCCGTCTTCGGCGTGACGGCTCCCCGGCTCGCCCGCCGCTTCGGGCCCGCCGCGGTCGTCTGCGCCGGCATGGCCGCCATCGCGGCCGGCCTCGCGCTGCGCCCCTTCATCGGGGGGACGGCCGGGTTCCTGGCCGCCAGCGCGCTCGCGCTCATGGGCATCGCCGTCAGCAACGTCCTGATGCCCGTGATCGTCAAGCGCTGGTTCCCGGACCGGGTCGGCTCCATGACGGGCCTGTACTCGATGGCGCTCGCGCTCGGCACCTCGCTCGCCGCCGCCGTCACCGTGCCCATGACCGACGCCCTGGGCGGCTCGTGGAGGTCCGGACTCGTGGTCTGGGCGGGCCTCGCCGCGGCGGCCGTGCTCCCGTGGATCCCGCTCGTCCGCGCGCGGGGCACCGCTCCCGGCTCCGCCGAGCAGGCGCCCGCGGGCGCCCGCCAGGAAGCCCCCGCGCTGCGCATCACCCGCAGCCGTACGGCCTGGGCCCTTGCCGTCTTCTTCGGCCTCCAGGCCACCGCCGCCTACATCACCATGGGCTGGATGGCACAGATCTTCCGCGACGCCGGCGTCGCCGCGGGCACCGCGGGACTGCTCCTCGCGGTCACCATGGTGATGGGCGTGCCGCTGGCCTTCGTCATCCCGCGCCTCGCCACCCGGCTGCCCCACCAGGGCCCCATCGTGGTCGCCCTCGGTGTCTGCGGACTCGCCGGATACGCGGGCCTCTACCTCGCCCCGGCGGGCGGCGCCTGGGCCTGGGCGGTGCTCCTCGGCATCTCCAACTGCGCCTTCCCGCTGGCCCTCACCATGGTCGGCATGCGGGCCAGGACCGGCGCCGGTGTCGTCCAGCTGTCGGCGTTCTCCCAGAGCACCGGCTACCTCCTGTCGATCCCCGGCCCGCTGCTCGTCGGCGTCCTCTACCAGCACAGCGGCGGCTGGGGACTCCCGCTCGCGCTCATGGCCGGGCTGATGATCCCGCAGATCGCGGTCGGCATCCTCGCGGGCCGCAACCGGACGGTCGAGGACGAGCTGGCCGGCTGA
- the fabI gene encoding enoyl-ACP reductase FabI: MSGILEGKRVLITGVLMESSIAFHTAKLAQEQGAEIILTAFPRPTLTERIARKLPKPTKVIELDVTNDEHLARLADLVSEELGGLDGVVHSIGFAPQDALGGNFLNTPFESVATAMHVSAFSLKSLTMACLPLMQSGGSVVGLTFDAQYAWPQYDWMGPAKAALEATNRYLARDLGKQNVRSNLISAGPIGSMAAKSIPGFSELASVWDSRAPLEWDLKDPEPAGKGVVALLSDWFPKTTGEIIHVDGGLHAIGA, from the coding sequence ATGAGCGGAATTCTCGAGGGCAAGCGCGTCCTGATCACCGGTGTGCTGATGGAGTCCTCCATCGCCTTCCACACCGCCAAGCTGGCCCAGGAGCAGGGCGCCGAGATCATCCTGACCGCGTTCCCGCGGCCCACGCTGACCGAGCGCATCGCGAGGAAGCTCCCGAAGCCCACGAAGGTCATCGAGCTCGACGTCACCAACGACGAGCACCTCGCCCGTCTCGCCGACCTCGTCAGCGAGGAGCTGGGCGGCCTCGACGGCGTCGTGCACTCCATCGGCTTCGCGCCGCAGGACGCCCTCGGCGGCAACTTCCTCAACACGCCGTTCGAGTCGGTGGCCACGGCCATGCACGTCTCGGCGTTCTCCCTGAAGTCGCTGACCATGGCCTGCCTGCCGCTGATGCAGAGCGGCGGCTCGGTCGTCGGCCTCACCTTCGACGCGCAGTACGCGTGGCCCCAGTACGACTGGATGGGCCCGGCCAAGGCCGCCCTGGAGGCCACCAACCGCTACCTCGCCCGCGACCTGGGCAAGCAGAACGTGCGCTCCAACCTCATCTCCGCGGGCCCCATCGGCTCGATGGCCGCCAAGTCCATCCCGGGCTTCAGCGAGCTGGCCTCCGTGTGGGACTCCCGCGCCCCCCTGGAGTGGGACCTCAAGGACCCCGAGCCCGCGGGCAAGGGCGTCGTCGCCCTGCTGAGCGACTGGTTCCCGAAGACCACCGGCGAGATCATCCACGTGGACGGCGGCCTGCACGCCATCGGCGCGTAA
- a CDS encoding DUF3099 domain-containing protein, which produces MRKQSEVQVFRITGARQGLDEDVRGRQRRYIISMSVRTVAVILGAALWNVERHVAIAALVLGILLPYVAVVIANAGRENAPGLPSTFVAAPSRPMITPPRQEGPAAPFPDDVAADPGMPLRPDPHDPS; this is translated from the coding sequence ATCAGGAAGCAGAGCGAGGTCCAGGTCTTCCGGATCACCGGAGCACGGCAGGGACTGGACGAGGACGTCCGCGGCCGGCAGCGCCGCTACATCATCTCCATGTCCGTCCGTACGGTCGCGGTGATCCTCGGGGCGGCCCTGTGGAACGTCGAACGACACGTGGCGATCGCCGCACTGGTGCTCGGCATCCTCCTCCCCTACGTGGCCGTCGTCATCGCCAACGCGGGCCGCGAGAACGCCCCGGGACTCCCCTCGACGTTCGTCGCCGCGCCCTCCCGGCCGATGATCACGCCGCCGCGCCAGGAGGGTCCCGCGGCACCGTTCCCGGACGACGTCGCCGCCGATCCGGGGATGCCGCTGCGGCCCGATCCGCACGATCCGAGCTGA
- a CDS encoding metallopeptidase TldD-related protein: MSARTNKPHEVVERALELSRADGCVVIADEESSANLRWAGNALTTNGVTRGRTLTVIATVDGREGTASGVVSRSAVTADELEPLVRAAEAAARGAGPAEDGRPLVTGVAESPDFADAPAETSSAVFADFAPALGESFARARAGGRELYGFANHELVTSYVGTSTGLRLRHDQPNGTLELNAKSPDRTRSAWAGRSTRDFKDVDPAALDAELAVRLGWAERHVDLPAGRYETLLPPTAVADLMIYQMWSAAARDAAEGRTVFSKPGGGTRIGERLTELPLTLRSDPNEPGLESAPFVLAHSSGDDASVFDNGLPLTATDWIREGELRHLSTTRHSAELTGLPVTPSIGNLVLDGGEDRSLEDMVAATERGLLLTCLWYIREVDPATLLLTGLTRDGVYLVEKGQVVGAVNNFRFNESPVGLLGRATEAGRTEKTLPREWSDWFTRAAMPALRVPDFNMSSVSQGV, encoded by the coding sequence ATGAGCGCCCGTACCAACAAGCCGCACGAGGTCGTCGAGCGCGCCCTCGAACTGTCCCGGGCCGACGGCTGTGTGGTGATCGCCGACGAGGAGTCCTCCGCCAACCTGCGCTGGGCGGGCAACGCCCTGACCACCAACGGGGTCACCCGCGGGCGCACGCTCACCGTGATCGCCACGGTCGACGGCCGCGAGGGCACCGCCTCGGGTGTCGTCTCGCGTTCGGCGGTGACCGCCGACGAGCTGGAGCCGCTGGTGCGGGCGGCCGAGGCGGCGGCACGGGGTGCCGGTCCCGCCGAGGACGGCCGGCCGCTCGTGACGGGCGTGGCCGAGTCCCCCGACTTCGCGGACGCGCCGGCCGAGACCTCGTCCGCGGTGTTCGCCGACTTCGCGCCGGCGCTGGGCGAGTCGTTCGCCCGCGCGCGGGCGGGCGGCCGGGAGCTGTACGGCTTCGCCAACCACGAGCTCGTCACCAGCTACGTCGGTACGTCGACCGGGCTGCGGCTGCGGCACGACCAGCCGAACGGGACGCTGGAGCTGAACGCCAAGTCCCCGGACCGGACGCGTTCGGCGTGGGCGGGGCGCTCGACGCGGGACTTCAAGGACGTCGATCCGGCCGCGCTCGACGCGGAGCTGGCGGTGCGGCTCGGCTGGGCGGAGCGGCATGTCGACCTGCCCGCCGGGCGCTACGAGACGCTGCTGCCGCCGACCGCCGTCGCGGACCTGATGATCTACCAGATGTGGTCGGCGGCCGCCCGGGACGCCGCCGAGGGCCGGACGGTGTTCAGCAAGCCGGGCGGCGGCACCCGCATCGGCGAGCGGCTCACCGAGCTGCCGCTGACGCTGCGCAGCGACCCGAACGAGCCGGGCCTGGAGTCCGCGCCGTTCGTACTGGCGCACTCCTCGGGCGACGACGCCTCCGTGTTCGACAACGGGCTGCCGCTGACGGCGACCGACTGGATCCGGGAGGGCGAGTTGCGGCACCTGTCCACCACCCGGCACAGCGCGGAGCTGACCGGGCTGCCGGTGACGCCGTCGATCGGGAACCTCGTCCTGGACGGCGGCGAGGACCGGTCGCTGGAGGACATGGTCGCCGCCACCGAGCGCGGTCTGCTGCTCACCTGCCTCTGGTACATCCGTGAGGTCGACCCGGCGACGCTGCTGCTGACCGGGCTCACCCGGGACGGCGTCTACCTGGTCGAGAAGGGCCAGGTCGTCGGCGCGGTGAACAACTTCCGCTTCAACGAGTCGCCGGTGGGCCTGCTCGGCCGGGCCACCGAGGCGGGGCGGACGGAGAAGACGCTGCCGCGTGAATGGAGCGACTGGTTCACCCGGGCTGCGATGCCCGCGCTGCGGGTGCCGGACTTCAATATGAGTTCCGTCAGCCAGGGCGTATAA
- a CDS encoding SGM_5486 family transporter-associated protein codes for MPVLDPNPQNGQKKLLLVLGAMLAITVIIGIIASIASP; via the coding sequence ATGCCTGTGCTCGACCCGAACCCCCAGAACGGCCAGAAGAAGCTGCTGCTCGTGCTCGGCGCGATGCTGGCCATCACGGTGATCATCGGCATCATCGCGTCCATCGCCTCACCGTGA
- a CDS encoding GlsB/YeaQ/YmgE family stress response membrane protein: MGWLWAIIVGFVLGLIAKAIIPGKQHSPLWLTTIFGILGAIVGNAIARGIGIAETRGIDWGRHALQLAAAIVIVFLGDMLYMAVRGNKVNTTR, encoded by the coding sequence ATGGGCTGGTTGTGGGCGATCATCGTCGGGTTCGTGCTGGGCCTGATCGCCAAGGCGATCATTCCGGGCAAGCAGCACAGCCCGCTCTGGCTGACCACGATCTTCGGCATCCTCGGCGCCATCGTCGGCAACGCCATCGCGCGGGGCATCGGCATCGCCGAGACCCGCGGCATCGACTGGGGCCGCCACGCGCTCCAGCTCGCCGCCGCGATCGTCATCGTCTTCCTCGGCGACATGCTCTACATGGCGGTGCGGGGCAACAAGGTGAACACGACCCGGTGA
- the fabG gene encoding 3-oxoacyl-[acyl-carrier-protein] reductase produces the protein MSRSVLVTGGNRGIGLAIARAFADAGDKVAITYRSGEPPAALMDLGCLAVKCDITDTEQVEQAYKEIEAEHGPVEVLVANAGVTKDQLLMRMSEEDFTSVIDTNLTGAFRVVKRANRGMLRAKKGRVVLISSVVGLLGSAGQANYAASKAALVGFARSLARELGSRNLTFNVVAPGFVDTDMTQALTDEQRANIVSQVPLGRYAKPEEIAATVRFLASDDASYITGAVIPVDGGLGMGH, from the coding sequence TTGAGCCGCTCGGTTCTCGTCACCGGAGGCAACCGAGGCATCGGCCTCGCCATCGCCCGCGCATTCGCCGACGCAGGCGACAAGGTCGCGATCACATACCGGTCCGGTGAGCCGCCGGCCGCCCTCATGGATCTGGGGTGCCTTGCCGTCAAGTGCGACATCACCGACACCGAGCAGGTGGAGCAGGCCTACAAGGAGATCGAGGCCGAGCACGGCCCGGTCGAGGTCCTCGTCGCCAACGCCGGCGTCACCAAGGACCAGCTGCTGATGCGCATGTCCGAGGAGGACTTCACCTCGGTCATCGACACCAACCTGACCGGCGCCTTCCGCGTCGTCAAGCGCGCCAACCGCGGCATGCTGCGGGCCAAGAAGGGCCGCGTCGTCCTCATCTCGTCGGTGGTCGGACTGCTCGGCTCCGCGGGCCAGGCGAACTACGCCGCCTCCAAGGCCGCCCTCGTCGGCTTCGCGCGCTCGCTCGCCCGGGAACTCGGCTCGCGCAACCTCACCTTCAACGTCGTCGCGCCCGGCTTCGTCGACACCGACATGACGCAGGCGCTCACCGACGAGCAGCGCGCGAACATCGTGTCGCAGGTGCCGCTGGGCCGTTACGCGAAGCCCGAGGAGATCGCCGCGACGGTGCGGTTCCTCGCCTCGGACGACGCCTCGTACATCACTGGAGCCGTCATCCCGGTTGACGGCGGACTGGGAATGGGTCACTGA
- the serB gene encoding phosphoserine phosphatase SerB: MSASQTSDVPTLLVKIFGKDRPGITAGLFDTLAAYSVDVVDIEQVVTRGRMVLCALVTEPTPGLEGDLRATVHSWAESMKMQAEIISGHGDNRPRGSGRSLVTVLGHPLTAESTAAIAARITRTGGNIDRIFRLAKYPVTAVEFAVSGAETEALRTALVTEAAALGVDIAVVAAGLHRRAQRLVVMDVDSTLIQDEVIELFAAHAGCEDEVAEVTEAAMRGELDFEQSLHARVALLAGLDQSVVQKVREQVRLTPGARTLIRTLKRLGYQVGVVSGGFTQVTDDLKERLGLDFAHANTLEIVDGKLTGRVTGEIVDRAGKARLLRRFAAEAGVPLAQTVAVGDGANDLDMLNAAGLGVAFNAKPVVRQAAHTAVNFPFLDTVLYLLGVTREEVEAADMHEDEEAAAH, from the coding sequence ATGAGCGCTTCGCAGACCTCTGATGTGCCCACTCTCCTCGTCAAGATCTTCGGCAAGGACCGCCCGGGCATAACCGCCGGACTCTTCGACACCCTCGCCGCCTACTCCGTCGACGTCGTCGACATCGAGCAGGTCGTCACCCGGGGCCGCATGGTGCTGTGCGCGCTCGTGACCGAGCCGACCCCCGGTCTCGAAGGTGATCTGAGGGCCACCGTCCACAGCTGGGCGGAGTCGATGAAGATGCAGGCCGAGATCATCTCCGGCCACGGCGACAACCGGCCGCGCGGCTCCGGGCGTTCGCTGGTGACGGTGCTCGGGCACCCCCTCACCGCCGAGTCGACGGCCGCCATCGCCGCCCGGATCACCAGGACCGGCGGCAACATCGACCGCATCTTCCGTCTCGCCAAGTACCCGGTGACAGCAGTCGAGTTCGCCGTGTCCGGCGCCGAGACCGAGGCGCTGCGGACCGCGCTGGTGACCGAGGCCGCCGCGCTCGGCGTCGACATCGCCGTCGTGGCGGCGGGGCTGCACCGGCGCGCCCAGCGACTCGTCGTGATGGACGTGGACTCGACGCTCATCCAGGACGAGGTGATCGAGCTCTTCGCCGCGCACGCCGGATGCGAGGACGAGGTCGCGGAGGTCACCGAGGCCGCCATGCGCGGCGAACTGGACTTCGAGCAGTCGCTGCACGCCCGCGTGGCGCTCCTCGCCGGGCTCGACCAGTCGGTCGTGCAGAAGGTCCGCGAGCAGGTCCGGCTGACTCCCGGCGCGCGCACCCTGATCCGTACGCTGAAGCGGCTCGGCTACCAAGTCGGCGTCGTGTCGGGCGGGTTCACCCAGGTGACCGACGATCTGAAGGAGCGGCTCGGGCTCGACTTCGCCCACGCCAACACCCTGGAGATCGTCGACGGCAAGCTGACCGGCCGGGTGACCGGGGAGATCGTGGACCGGGCCGGCAAGGCACGTCTGCTGCGCCGGTTCGCCGCCGAGGCCGGGGTGCCGCTGGCCCAGACCGTGGCGGTCGGCGACGGTGCGAACGACCTCGACATGCTCAACGCCGCCGGCCTCGGGGTCGCCTTCAACGCGAAGCCGGTGGTGCGCCAGGCCGCGCACACCGCGGTGAACTTCCCGTTCCTCGACACGGTGCTGTACCTGCTGGGCGTCACCCGGGAAGAGGTCGAGGCCGCCGACATGCACGAGGACGAGGAAGCCGCCGCGCACTGA
- a CDS encoding SixA phosphatase family protein, translating into MSVAEPRRIVLFRHAKADWPQMSDHERPLADRGRMDAAVAGRRLGETGIPLDLALCSTSIRTRETWKHAVQELPHRPKTVYEERIYEASPGELIAVLNETPDDVRSVVLIGHNPGVHGLADVLAGQAEDDTRERMKAQGFHTAAFAVLSFDGPWKSLEPGSASLTEYWAPTEETGH; encoded by the coding sequence ATGAGCGTCGCAGAACCCCGCAGGATCGTCCTCTTCCGGCATGCGAAAGCCGACTGGCCGCAGATGTCCGACCACGAGCGGCCGCTCGCCGACCGGGGCCGCATGGACGCCGCCGTCGCCGGGCGCAGGCTGGGCGAGACCGGCATCCCCCTCGATCTGGCCCTCTGTTCCACCTCGATCCGGACCCGTGAGACGTGGAAGCACGCCGTCCAGGAGCTCCCGCACCGGCCGAAAACGGTCTACGAGGAGCGGATCTACGAAGCCTCGCCCGGCGAGCTGATCGCGGTCCTCAACGAGACCCCGGACGACGTGCGGAGCGTGGTCCTGATCGGTCACAACCCGGGCGTCCACGGCCTCGCCGACGTCCTGGCGGGCCAGGCCGAGGACGACACCCGTGAACGGATGAAGGCCCAGGGCTTCCACACCGCGGCCTTCGCGGTGCTCTCCTTCGACGGCCCCTGGAAATCCCTGGAACCGGGATCGGCCTCGCTGACCGAGTACTGGGCACCCACCGAGGAGACCGGCCACTGA
- a CDS encoding TldD/PmbA family protein: MPHSIDEAFTALPLRALADAALARARALGAAHADFRFERVRSATLRLRDAKPAGSSDTTDLGYAVRVVHGGTWGFASGVDLTMDAAAKVASQAVAMAKLSAQVIKAAGSDERVELADEPVHADRTWISSYEIDPFSVPDEEKAGLLADWSARLLAADGVNHVDASLMSVHENKFYADTAGTVTTQQRVRLHPQLTAVAVDESSGEFDSMRTIAPPVGRGWEYLRGTGWDWDAELESIPALLAEKMRAPSVEAGVYDLVVDPSNLWLTIHESIGHATELDRALGYEAAYAGTSFATFDQLGKLRYGSELMNVTGDRTAEHGLATVGYDDEGVAGQSWDLVKDGTLVGYQLDRRIAKLTGFDRSNGCAYADSPGHVPVQRMANVSLQPDPGGLSTEDLIGGVDRGIYVVGDRSWSIDMQRYNFQFTGQRFFRIENGRIAGQLRDVAYQATTTDFWGSMAAVGGPQTYVLGGAFNCGKAQPGQVAAVSHGCPSALFKGVNILNTTQEAGR; the protein is encoded by the coding sequence GTGCCTCATTCCATCGACGAAGCGTTCACGGCGCTGCCGCTGCGCGCCCTCGCGGACGCCGCGCTCGCGCGGGCGCGGGCGCTCGGCGCGGCGCACGCGGACTTCCGGTTCGAGCGGGTGCGCAGCGCGACCCTGCGGTTGCGCGACGCCAAGCCGGCCGGGTCGTCGGACACCACGGACCTGGGCTACGCGGTGCGCGTGGTGCACGGCGGGACCTGGGGGTTCGCGTCGGGCGTCGATCTGACGATGGACGCGGCGGCGAAGGTCGCCTCGCAGGCCGTGGCGATGGCGAAGCTGTCGGCCCAGGTGATCAAAGCGGCCGGTTCCGACGAGCGGGTCGAGCTGGCGGACGAGCCGGTGCACGCCGACCGGACGTGGATCTCCTCGTACGAGATCGATCCGTTCTCGGTGCCGGACGAGGAGAAGGCGGGGCTGCTCGCCGACTGGAGCGCGCGGCTGCTGGCGGCCGACGGCGTCAACCACGTCGACGCGTCGCTGATGTCGGTGCACGAGAACAAGTTCTACGCGGACACCGCGGGCACCGTGACCACGCAGCAGCGGGTGCGGCTGCATCCGCAGCTCACCGCGGTCGCGGTGGACGAGTCGAGCGGCGAGTTCGACTCGATGCGGACGATCGCGCCTCCGGTCGGACGCGGCTGGGAGTACCTGCGGGGCACCGGCTGGGACTGGGACGCCGAACTGGAGAGCATCCCCGCGCTGCTCGCCGAGAAGATGCGCGCGCCGAGCGTCGAGGCGGGGGTGTACGACCTGGTCGTCGACCCGTCCAACCTGTGGCTGACGATCCACGAGTCCATCGGGCACGCCACCGAGCTGGACCGTGCGCTCGGCTACGAGGCGGCGTACGCGGGAACGTCGTTCGCCACCTTCGACCAGCTCGGCAAGCTGCGGTACGGCTCGGAGCTGATGAACGTCACCGGTGACCGCACCGCCGAGCACGGCCTCGCGACCGTCGGGTACGACGACGAGGGGGTCGCCGGCCAGTCCTGGGACCTCGTCAAGGACGGCACGCTCGTCGGGTACCAGCTGGACCGGCGCATCGCGAAGCTGACCGGCTTCGACCGCTCCAACGGCTGCGCCTACGCCGACTCCCCCGGGCACGTGCCGGTGCAGCGCATGGCGAACGTGTCGCTCCAACCGGACCCGGGCGGCCTGTCGACGGAGGACCTGATCGGGGGTGTCGACCGCGGTATCTACGTCGTGGGCGACCGCTCCTGGTCCATCGACATGCAGCGCTACAACTTCCAGTTCACCGGGCAGCGCTTCTTCCGGATCGAGAACGGCCGGATCGCGGGTCAGCTCCGTGATGTCGCGTACCAGGCCACGACCACCGACTTCTGGGGTTCGATGGCGGCGGTGGGCGGTCCGCAGACCTACGTCCTGGGTGGTGCCTTCAACTGCGGCAAGGCCCAGCCGGGCCAGGTCGCCGCGGTCTCGCACGGCTGCCCCTCCGCCCTCTTCAAGGGCGTCAACATTCTGAACACGACGCAGGAGGCCGGTCGATGA
- the tyrS gene encoding tyrosine--tRNA ligase, with the protein MTDIVDELKWRGLFSLSTDEDALRKALADGPVTFYCGFDPTAASLHVGHLVQVLTMRRLQQAGLRPLALVGGATGQIGDPRPTAERTLNDPETVANWVTRLRSQIEPFLSFEGENAAVMVNNLDWTAGLSAIEFLRDIGKHFRVNKMLTKDSVARRLESEEGISYTEFSYQLLQGMDFLELYRRYGCTLQQGGSDQWGNLTAGLDLIHRLEPGAHVHALATPLMTKADGTKFGKTEGGAIWLDPEMTTPYAFYQFWLNVDDRDVSTYLRILSFRSREELEELERQTEERPQARAAQRALAEELTTLVHGADQTAAVIAASKALFGQGELAGLDERTLSAALSEVPHIRVAEPGLVVDLFAEVGLVASKSAARRTVKEGGAYVNNVKVAAEDAVPAVEDLLHGRWLVLRRGKKSLAAVEVTGA; encoded by the coding sequence GTGACGGACATCGTCGACGAGCTGAAGTGGCGGGGGCTGTTCTCCCTGTCCACCGACGAAGATGCTTTGCGCAAGGCGCTCGCGGACGGTCCCGTCACGTTCTATTGCGGCTTCGACCCGACCGCGGCGAGCCTGCACGTCGGCCACCTGGTGCAGGTGCTCACGATGCGCCGGCTCCAGCAGGCGGGCCTGCGCCCCCTCGCGCTGGTCGGCGGGGCGACGGGGCAGATCGGTGACCCGCGGCCGACGGCGGAGCGCACGCTGAACGACCCGGAGACGGTCGCGAACTGGGTGACGCGCCTGCGCTCGCAGATCGAGCCGTTCCTGTCCTTCGAGGGCGAGAACGCCGCGGTCATGGTGAACAACCTGGACTGGACGGCCGGTCTGTCGGCCATCGAGTTCCTGCGGGACATCGGCAAGCACTTCCGCGTCAACAAGATGCTCACCAAGGACTCGGTCGCCCGCCGGCTGGAGTCCGAGGAGGGCATCAGCTACACGGAGTTCAGCTACCAGCTGCTCCAGGGCATGGACTTCCTCGAGCTGTACCGCCGGTACGGCTGCACGCTCCAGCAGGGCGGCAGCGACCAGTGGGGCAACCTCACGGCGGGCCTGGACCTGATCCACCGGCTGGAGCCGGGGGCCCATGTGCACGCGCTGGCGACGCCGCTGATGACGAAGGCGGACGGCACCAAGTTCGGCAAGACCGAGGGCGGCGCCATCTGGCTCGACCCCGAGATGACGACGCCGTACGCCTTCTACCAGTTCTGGCTGAACGTGGACGACCGGGACGTCTCGACGTACCTGCGCATCCTGTCCTTCCGGTCCCGCGAGGAGCTGGAGGAGCTGGAGCGGCAGACGGAGGAGCGGCCGCAGGCGCGGGCCGCGCAGCGTGCGCTGGCCGAGGAGCTGACGACGCTGGTGCACGGCGCCGACCAGACGGCCGCCGTGATCGCCGCGTCGAAGGCGCTCTTCGGACAGGGCGAGCTGGCCGGGCTCGACGAGCGGACGCTGAGCGCGGCCCTCTCGGAGGTGCCGCACATCCGGGTCGCCGAGCCGGGTCTCGTCGTGGACCTCTTCGCCGAGGTCGGTCTGGTGGCCAGTAAGTCGGCCGCCCGCCGCACGGTGAAGGAGGGCGGCGCCTACGTGAACAACGTGAAGGTCGCCGCCGAGGACGCGGTCCCCGCCGTGGAGGACCTGCTGCACGGACGGTGGCTGGTGCTGCGCCGGGGCAAGAAGAGCCTGGCCGCGGTCGAGGTCACCGGCGCCTGA